From Sceloporus undulatus isolate JIND9_A2432 ecotype Alabama chromosome 6, SceUnd_v1.1, whole genome shotgun sequence, one genomic window encodes:
- the SHBG gene encoding sex hormone-binding globulin codes for MLPNAAWLLFLVLPGLPLMAGEPSPKIEGTYDSKYGQCFQSLTGEAGALNLGQRWGDPSPTATLYIDLRTVTSATSFFDFRTFDPEGVIFYGDTNHGKDWFILALRKGKPEMQIHNSVTNITVSGGLRLNDGRWHRLMVKNEGHIVLLEVDGDDQLVLSHVSKPIIEQPIFDMRIGVGGLFIPAQELLMPLNTAMDGCMRRWEWLNKSLEWREGSSLEEEGTKVCFPSIRHGSFFPGNGLATFSLAGLPTGLSPANGNWSLSVEMRIEGAPQAATLLAISSVKHTPVLRLDLRHTDLVAQLGNKTVFMVQLPAEGCLDLQLVMQITPSHLTLRLANAETLKPIPKTDFDSLKQIWLGQRGDLIIGGLPGSERTPLAQERGFFRGCLRAIRVQGWELDLDAAQSRSNSIWAHSCPGLEDGGKANMDGRN; via the exons ATGCTCCCCAATGCGGCTTGGCTACTTTTTCTGGTGCTCCCGGGGCTACCCTTGATGGCGGGGGAGCCATCCCCCAAAATTGAGGGGACCTATGATTCCAAG TATGGCCAGTGTTTCCAGTCCCTCACTGGGGAGGCTGGAGCTCTGAACCTTGGACAGAGATGGGGAGACCCTTCCCCGACAGCCACATTGTATATTGATCTGCGCACAGTGACCAG TGCCACGTCCTTCTTTGACTTCCGCACCTTCGACCCGGAAGGCGTGATTTTCTATGGTGACACCAACCACGGCAAGGACTGGTTCATCTTGGCTTTGCGGAAGGGCAAGCCCGAAATGCAGATCCACAACAGCGTCACCAACATCACTGTCTCTGGGGGGCTGCGCCTCAATGATGGCCGTTGGCACCGG CTGATGGTGAAGAATGAGGGCCATATTGTCCTGTTAGAAGTGGACGGAGATGACCAACTGGTCCTGAGCCACGTCTCCAAACCCATCATCGAACAACCCATTTTCGATATGCGGATTGGTGTCGGCGGGTTGTTCATCCCTGCGCAGGAGCTGCTGATGCCG CTGAACACAGCCATGGACGGGTGCATGAGGCGCTGGGAGTGGCTGAACAAGAGTTTGGAGTGGCGAGAGGGAAGCTCCCTGGAGGAAGAGGGGACCAAGGTCTGCTTCCCCAGCATCCGCCATGGCAGCTTCTTCCCCGGGAACGGACTGGCCACCTTCTCTCTGGCAG GCCTCCCCACCGGACTCAGCCCTGCCAATGGGAACTGGTCCCTGTCTGTGGAGATGCGGATCGAGGGAGCACCCCAAGCCGCAACCTTGTTAGCCATCTCCAGTGTCAAGCACACACCTGTCCTCCGCTTGGACCTGCGGCACACG GATCTGGTGGCCCAGCTGGGGAACAAGACGGTCTTCATGGTCCAGCTTCCAGCAGAAGGCTGCCTGGATTTGCAGCTCGTCATGCAAATCACTCCATCTCATCTTACACTGCGCCTGGCCAATGCTGAGACCTTGAAGCCCATCCCAAAAACGGATTTCGACAGTCTAAAGCAGATCTGGTTGGGACAGCGGGGAGACCTCATCATCGGGGGGTTACCTG GGTCAGAAAGAACCCCGTTGGCCCAGGAGAGAGGGTTTTTCCGAGGCTGCCTGCGGGCGATCCGGGTGCAAGGCTGGGAGTTGGACCTGGATGCAGCCCAATCTCGGAGCAACTCCATCTGGGCTCACAGTTGCCCAGGGCTGGAAGATGGAGGCAAAGCCAACATGGACGGTAGAAACTAG
- the ZBTB4 gene encoding zinc finger and BTB domain-containing protein 4 yields the protein MAPVVEVTDISHSSSLLVQLNEQRLRGQFCDITIIAEDTKFKAHKNILAASSPYFKEVLSEDSVCRQPGQILELPDIQAEVFSDILNFIYNSRLSVPSPAAAKEIGAVGRRLGISRLENLDDSSADAKMDDSSVISSRLCGSPIDLTCPSRSAEPSSPLCFQELAKASSPAEDAHPDSERETAKILYNLSSVTSVPLPPPPDLAFVLKGSAGWDQDALPGNPSASITNNDEAQAPVSACSSPSGASYPASSTFCCGTCSRSFTTSSALSLHMKLHRTRRSLSCRHCGKGFIHIKRLQTHEVLCKEVEKPKENTLEGSEMPPDLVLPSKPVGAPASAKKGVMFRHRGLTRMDYISDQDHFVKVVDGHIIYFCTVCERSYMTLSSLKRHSNVHSWRRKYPCRYCDKVFALAEYRTKHEVWHTGERRYQCIFCWETFVTYYNLKTHQKAFHGINPGLISSEKTPNGGYKPKLNALKLYRLLPMRSQKRPYKTYSQGLVPDNLLLPTQPIPMTLGDSDSLDGNLVSSLGTSDVPSVFTTNGSSLELPEEEHFQQQDPTSDREMPVLPPVDEKAQPDNRPGAPTEAPTVIAYGRPASSVIVHSTSVKSQTSSVITYNSKSSDALLDTGPPLLLPQSSPATVVAKPIKKQVLKDYIQSQKADERASEENGTEHGHRVRGVRAGRTMTYMAKPAYVGTTSESRAAPLCQITVRIGEEAIVKRRISETDLMLDKSGRVGSRRFDFGRDRNDEKQQPHPTLTLHSKHGNRSYTNESGEEDSDRGDTEDQLWRPYYSYKPKRKACGGSGGTSGNAMPKMKKSRWRRKLRSLRWMKRTEKAKEAGEEEEEEEETKDDASVGTSEPLSTEVPGGISEGEGTDQPSKAGSIRGSEWKHECSVCGKLFSALKKLRKHERVHGRLGKEDHSLAPMPGTPHRVGRKPLVKFTCAHCTKVCKTAAALSRHMKRHEGKQPEPAPLPTPTTVIAYSKKTPDVPPVTPSPVVKEETTQEMQVSSSSGEAPLCRQEVPEDDLPPMDLTPYDVRTLAPMLPEESSPPPDGDKSPFPEELPIHPPTLEAATSLVEVPPSLPHSLQDPVISHTGLVQKEVLVPPPEMEEEQYPVQEYPLPLLVPGSCRTRKDLEDKASFLAYPSAIQFNAVGKAGSSDGDSKVSFYPDPYPLMYGHQLLAAYPYNFTLPVALNMVVPDDKGQPLPFLPSVFSYSMNPCRSEVHEGGAGSNGGMTMGGSMLRESRGEPTASERLKKGSLL from the coding sequence ATGGCTCCAGTTGTGGAGGTCACAGACATCAGCCACTCCAGCTCCCTTCTGGTCCAGTTGAATGAACAGCGCCTGCGCGGCCAGTTTTGTGACATCACTATCATTGCTGAAGACACCAAGTTCAAAGCCCATAAGAACATCCTTGCAGCCTCCAGCCCGTACTTTAAGGAAGTGCTTTCCGAGGACTCGGTGTGCCGCCAGCCAGGCCAGATCCTGGAGCTTCCTGACATCCAGGCTGAAGTATTCTCTGACATTCTCAACTTCATCTACAACTCCCGTCTCTCAGTGCCCAGCCCAGCTGCCGCTAAAGAAATCGGAGCTGTCGGCCGGCGTCTGGGCATCTCCCGCTTGGAGAATCTGGATGACTCCTCAGCAGATGCAAAGATGGATGACTCCAGCGTGATCTCCTCCAGGCTGTGCGGATCACCGATTGACCTCACCTGCCCTTCCCGTTCAGCTGAGCCTTCCAGCCCACTCTGTTTTCAGGAGCTGGCCAAAGCATCCAGTCCAGCAGAAGACGCCCACCCTGACAGTGAAAGAGAGACGGCAAAGATCCTGTACAACCTCAGCTCAGTCACCTCGGTGCCACTGCCACCCCCACCTGACCTGGCTTTTGTTCTGAAGGGGAGTGCAGGTTGGGACCAGGACGCTCTTCCTGGCAATCCCTCTGCTTCCATCACCAACAACGATGAGGCCCAGGCACCTGTCTCTGCTTGCTCTTCTCCGTCAGGAGCTTCCTATCCTGCCAGTAGCACTTTCTGCTGTGGAACCTGCAGTCGTTCTTTCACCACGTCTTCTGCCCTCAGTCTCCACATGAAGCTCCACCGGACACGGCGTTCATTGTCCTGCCGCCACTGTGGAAAGGGCTTTATTCACATCAAACGGCTGCAGACTCATGAAGTGTTATGCAAAGAAGTCGAAAAGCCCAAGGAAAACACTTTAGAGGGCAGCGAGATGCCACCGGATCTCGTGCTACCTTCCAAGCCAGTGGGAGCACCCGCATCAGCCAAGAAGGGTGTGATGTTCCGCCATCGAGGCTTGACACGTATGGACTATATCTCTGACCAAGACCACTTTGTCAAAGTGGTGGATGGCCACATCATCTATTTCTGCACTGTCTGTGAGAGATCTTACATGACACTTTCGAGCCTCAAGCGCCACTCCAACGTCCATTCATGGCGGCGGAAGTACCCATGCCGTTACTGTGACAAAGTCTTTGCCCTGGCCGAGTATCGCACCAAGCACGAGGTCTGGCACACAGGTGAACGGCGCTACCAGTGCATTTTCTGCTGGGAGACCTTCGTCACCTACTACAACCTGAAGACCCACCAGAAAGCCTTCCATGGAATCAATCCCGGTCTTATCTCTTCAGAAAAGACTCCAAATGGCGGCTATAAGCCTAAGCTCAATGCTCTGAAACTCTACCGGCTGTTGCCCATGCGTTCCCAAAAAAGACCCTATAAGACTTACAGCCAAGGGCTGGTACCAGATAACCTCTTGCTCCCCACCCAGCCCATCCCTATGACATTAGGGGACAGTGACTCCTTAGATGGAAACTTGGTCTCCTCGCTGGGTACCAGCGATGTCCCTTCTGTCTTCACTACCAATGGCAGCTCATTAGAGCTTCCAGAGGAAGAACACTTTCAGCAGCAAGATCCCACAAGTGACCGGGAGATGCCTGTTCTCCCACCAGTAGATGAGAAGGCCCAGCCAGACAACCGGCCAGGAGCACCCACAGAGGCTCCCACAGTCATCGCCTATGGGCGGCCAGCTTCCTCCGTGATAGTCCATAGTACTTCGGTGAAGTCGCAAACCTCCTCAGTAATCACATACAACAGCAAATCTTCAGATGCATTGTTAGATACAGGGCCTCCACTCCTCTTGCCACAGTCCTCGCCTGCCACGGTCGTGGCCAAACCCATCAAGAAGCAAGTCCTGAAGGATTATATCCAGTCTCAGAAGGCAGATGAGCGGGCTTCAGAAGAGAATGGGACTGAACATGGGCACAGGGTGAGGGGTGTGCGAGCTGGCCGTACCATGACTTACATGGCAAAGCCAGCATATGTGGGCACCACTTCTGAAAGCCGTGCTGCACCACTCTGCCAGATTACAGTGCGTATCGGTGAAGAAGCCATAGTCAAGCGGCGAATCTCAGAGACGGACCTCATGTTGGACAAGAGTGGTCGTGTTGGAAGTAGGCGCTTTGATTTTGGCCGTGACCGGAATGATGAGAAGCAGCAGCCGCATCCCACACTGACACTTCACAGCAAGCACGGCAACCGGTCATACACTAATGAGAGTGGCGAGGAGGACAGTGATCGGGGAGACACTGAAGACCAGCTGTGGCGACCATACTACAGCTACAAGCCCAAACGAAAGGCATGTGGAGGCAGTGGTGGCACCAGTGGCAATGCCATGCCAAAGATGAAGAAGTCCCGATGGCGTCGCAAGCTGCGTTCTTTGCGTTGGATGAAACGGACAGAGAAGGCCAAGgaggctggggaagaggaggaggaggaagaggaaaccaAAGATGATGCCAGTGTGGGGACTAGTGAGCCACTGTCCACTGAGGTGCCTGGAGGCATATCTGAGGGTGAAGGAACGGATCAGCCATCCAAAGCCGGGAGCATACGGGGCTCGGAGTGGAAGCATGAGTGCAGTGTATGTGGCAAACTCTTCTCTGCTTTGAAGAAACTGAGGAAACACGAGAGGGTGCATGGACGCCTTGGTAAGGAGGACCATTCCTTGGCACCCATGCCAGGCACTCCTCATCGCGTAGGCCGCAAGCCTTTGGTAAAGTTCACCTGTGCTCACTGCACAAAGGTCTGCAAGACCGCAGCAGCACTCAGTCGGCACATGAAACGGCACGAAGGCAAGCAGCCCGAGCCAGCTCCATTGCCAACTCCCACCACTGTCATCGCCTATTCCAAGAAGACCCCTGATGTGCCTCCGGTGACACCATCGCCTGTTGTGAAGGAAGAGACCACTCAAGAGATGCAGGTGTCATCCTCCAGTGGGGAAGCCCCCCTCTGCCGGCAGGAAGTACCAGAAGATGACCTTCCACCCATGGACCTGACGCCTTACGATGTCCGGACTCTTGCACCAATGCTGCCAGAGGAAAGTTCGCCACCACCAGATGGGGACAAGTCCCCTTTCCCTGAGGAGCTCCCCATCCACCCACCAACTCTGGAGGCTGCCACCAGCCTTGTAGAAGTTCCCCCTAGTTTACCACACTCCCTCCAAGACCCTGTCATCTCACATACCGGCCTGGTCCAGAAGGAGGTCCTGGTGCCTCCTCCTGAGATGGAAGAGGAGCAGTACCCGGTCCAGGAATACCCTTTGCCATTACTGGTGCCGGGCAGCTGTCGGACGAGGAAGGATCTGGAGGACAAGGCCTCATTCCTCGCCTATCCCAGCGCCATCCAATTCAATGCTGTGGGGAAAGCGGGCAGCAGTGATGGGGACAGTAAGGTGAGCTTCTACCCGGATCCCTACCCGTTAATGTATGGGCACCAGCTCTTGGCAGCCTACCCATACAATTTCACCCTGCCAGTGGCTTTGAACATGGTCGTCCCAGATGACAAGGGTCAACCTCTCCCCTTCTTGCCCAGTGTCTTCAGCTATTCCATGAACCCATGCCGGAGTGAGGTACACGAGGGGGGCGCCGGATCCAACGGGGGCATGACGATGGGGGGCAGCATGCTTCGCGAGAGCAGAGGAGAACCCACCGCTTCAGAGAGGCTGAAGAAAGGAAGCCTTCTTTGA